One region of Jonesiaceae bacterium BS-20 genomic DNA includes:
- a CDS encoding MFS transporter — protein sequence MAHTQSQPSSTNPTPGDISTRLDALPVNRKHRKVLIGSGIGWALDAMDVGLISFIVAALTQQWMLTKGEAGLIVSIGFVGMAIGASLGGLLADKIGRRQVFAITLLVYGLATGASALAGGLTALLILRFFVGLGLGAELPVASTYVSEFAPARIRGRLIVILEAFWALGWTAAAVVGYFVVPASENGWRWAFAIGAVPTLYALVVRWALPESPRWLASRGRIAEAEAVVAEFEANSPGAALADKTELSDAAERPAGSVQSGGTTVSPIAKSAGGRLAALWSAEFRVRTAAIWAVWLCVNFAYYGAFIWIPSILVDSGFSLVKSFGFTLIITLAQLPGYAVAAWLIEKWGRKMTLSVFLVGSAASAIAFGTAGSVSMVLGAGMALSFFNLGAWGALYAVTPEIYPTSLRGTGSGWAAGVGRIASIVAPLTVPLMLVAGGTGLTFSVFAGFFLIAALASWWLVEQRGEALDER from the coding sequence ATGGCACACACGCAGTCCCAACCCTCTTCCACTAACCCAACTCCCGGCGATATTTCTACCCGGTTAGATGCACTTCCGGTCAATCGCAAGCACCGAAAGGTGTTGATTGGCTCGGGTATTGGGTGGGCGCTTGACGCCATGGACGTTGGGCTCATCTCATTCATTGTGGCGGCCCTGACTCAGCAATGGATGCTGACCAAGGGTGAGGCCGGACTGATTGTCTCGATCGGTTTTGTTGGCATGGCCATTGGCGCCAGCTTGGGCGGTCTGCTCGCGGACAAGATTGGCCGCAGACAGGTCTTTGCCATCACGCTGCTGGTTTACGGACTGGCAACGGGGGCCAGCGCACTTGCGGGCGGGCTCACGGCATTGCTGATCCTGCGCTTCTTTGTGGGGCTTGGCCTGGGTGCCGAGCTTCCGGTTGCGTCCACGTACGTTTCCGAGTTTGCGCCCGCCCGGATCAGGGGCCGCCTGATTGTCATTCTGGAGGCCTTTTGGGCCCTCGGGTGGACCGCCGCCGCGGTGGTTGGCTACTTCGTTGTGCCGGCATCGGAAAATGGGTGGCGCTGGGCCTTTGCAATCGGGGCCGTGCCAACCCTGTACGCGCTTGTGGTGCGTTGGGCCCTGCCCGAGTCCCCACGCTGGTTGGCGAGCCGCGGTCGCATTGCGGAGGCGGAAGCCGTTGTTGCCGAGTTTGAGGCGAACAGTCCCGGAGCAGCGCTTGCGGACAAGACCGAACTTTCCGATGCCGCAGAAAGGCCCGCAGGATCCGTTCAGTCAGGCGGAACTACAGTTTCACCGATCGCTAAGTCTGCCGGTGGGCGCCTAGCGGCGCTGTGGTCAGCTGAATTTCGAGTGCGCACCGCCGCGATCTGGGCGGTTTGGTTGTGCGTGAACTTCGCCTACTACGGAGCCTTTATCTGGATCCCTTCGATCCTTGTTGACTCCGGCTTTTCCCTGGTCAAGTCCTTTGGATTCACCCTGATCATCACGCTGGCGCAGTTGCCCGGTTACGCGGTGGCCGCCTGGTTGATTGAAAAGTGGGGCCGCAAGATGACGCTGTCCGTCTTCCTAGTGGGATCGGCCGCATCGGCCATCGCGTTTGGCACTGCCGGAAGCGTTTCCATGGTTTTGGGCGCGGGCATGGCCCTGTCGTTCTTTAACCTTGGTGCCTGGGGCGCGCTCTATGCGGTGACCCCCGAGATCTACCCAACCTCGCTGCGTGGCACCGGCTCGGGCTGGGCCGCTGGGGTGGGCCGGATCGCGTCGATCGTGGCACCCCTAACCGTGCCGCTCATGCTTGTGGCCGGCGGAACCGGACTTACCTTTTCCGTATTTGCGGGCTTCTTCTTGATTGCAGCGTTGGCCAGCTGGTGGCTGGTTGAGCAGCGCGGCGAGGCCCTAGACGAGCGCTAG